A genomic window from Cricetulus griseus strain 17A/GY chromosome 4, alternate assembly CriGri-PICRH-1.0, whole genome shotgun sequence includes:
- the Kcnj1 gene encoding ATP-sensitive inward rectifier potassium channel 1 — protein sequence MDASDRSVFRVLIRALTERMFKHLRKWFVTHVFGHSRQRARLVSKDGRCNIEFGNVDAQSRFIFFVDIWTTVLDLKWRYKMTVFITAFLGSWFLFGLLWYVVAYVHKDLPEFYPPDNRTPCVENINGMTSAFLFSLETQVTIGYGFRFVTEQCATAIFLLIFQSILGVIINSFMCGAILAKISRPKKRAKTITFSKNAVISKRGGKLCLLIRVANLRKSLLIGSHIYGKLLKTTITPEGETIILDQTNINFVVDAGNENLFFISPLTIYHVIDHNSPFFHMAAETLPQQDFELVVFLDGTVESTSATCQVRTSYVPEEVLWGYRFVPIVSKTKEGKYRVDFHNFGKTVEVETPHCAMCLYNEKDARARMKRGYDNPNFVLSEVDETDDTQM from the exons ATGGATGCCTCAGATCGGAGCGTGTTCAGAGTGCTG ATCAGGGCACTGACAGAGAGGATGTTCAAACATCTTCGGAAATGGTTTGTCACTCACGTTTTTGGGCATTCGAGGCAACGAGCAAGGCTGGTCTCCAAAGATGGAAGGTGTAACATAGAGTTTGGCAATGTGGATGCACAGTCAAGGTTTATATTCTTTGTGGACATCTGGACCACTGTTCTTGACCTCAAATGGAGGTACAAAATGACCGTGTTCATCACAGCCTTCTTGGGGAGTTGGTTCCTATTCGGTCTCTTGTGGTACGTGGTAGCCTACGTTCATAAGGACCTCCCAGAGTTCTACCCACCAGACAATCGTACTCCTTGTGTGGAGAACATTAATGGCATGACCTcagcttttctgttttctctggagACTCAAGTAACCATAGGGTATGGATTCAGGTTTGTGACGGAACAGTGTGCCACTGCCATTTTTCTACTTATCTTCCAGTCCATTCTTGGAGTGATCATCAATTCTTTCATGTGCGGTGCCATCTTAGCCAAGATCTCTAGACCCAAAAAACGTGCCAAGACCATTACATTCAGCAAGAATGCAGTGATCAGCAAGCGTGGTGGGAAGCTCTGTCTCCTTATCCGAGTGGCTAATCTTAGGAAGAGCCTTCTGATTGGCAGTCACATATATGGCAAGCTTCTGAAGACTACCATCACTCCTGAAGGAGAGACCATTATTTTGGATCAGACCAATATCAACTTCGTAGTCGATGCTGGCAATGAGAATTTGTTCTTCATCTCCCCGCTGACAATCTACCATGTCATTGACCACAACAGTCCTTTCTTCCACATGGCAGCAGAAACGCTTCCCCAGCAGGACTTTGAGTTAGTTGTCTTTTTAGATGGCACAGTGGAATCCACCAGTGCAACCTGCCAGGTCCGCACATCATACGTCCCTGAGGAGGTGCTTTGGGGCTACCGTTTTGTCCCTATAGTATCCAAGACCAAGGAAGGGAAGTACCGAGTGGATTTCCATAACTTTGGTAAGACAGTGGAAGTAGAAACCCCTCACTGTGCCATGTGCCTTTATAATGAGAAAGATGCCAGAGCCAGGATGAAGAGAGGCTATGACAACCCTAACTTTGTCTTGTCAGAAGTTGATGAAACAGATGACACCCAAATGTAG